From a single Asticcacaulis sp. MM231 genomic region:
- a CDS encoding AMP-binding protein: MDALNPGFTLIEGDHTLSSDDLRPDGESVVEVAKTGVKGVVAALLGTGDVFVVRDASVPLPQVAEDKVWLQTSGTTGAPKWVGHSRDRLKARIRAGGDRARWLLTFHPGSFAGLQVILTAMAGGHILIAPGHGASIADLADLAVAEQATHISGTPTFWRAFLMALGDRSLPLKSVTLGGEAADQTLLDAVKARFPQAHLRHIYATTEAGTVFSVQDGLAGFPRDWLNDDLSVTEQETLEVKGLDTGDIVELTPNRVLFRGRRDAMVNVGGVKVYPEAVESCLLELSFIQDVRVSARPNPITGHVLVADIVLKPDSGFDEAQIKAHLQGLPRAQRPVSLRYVDALDISATGKKSRSV, from the coding sequence ATGGACGCCCTGAACCCCGGTTTCACCCTGATCGAAGGTGATCATACGCTTTCGAGCGACGATTTACGCCCGGATGGCGAGTCGGTCGTCGAGGTTGCGAAAACGGGTGTAAAGGGTGTGGTCGCTGCGCTTCTGGGAACCGGCGATGTTTTCGTGGTGCGCGACGCCTCGGTGCCGTTGCCGCAAGTCGCCGAGGATAAGGTGTGGCTGCAGACGTCCGGTACGACCGGCGCGCCGAAATGGGTGGGGCATAGCCGCGACCGTCTGAAAGCACGGATCAGGGCCGGTGGTGACAGGGCGCGCTGGCTCCTGACCTTTCATCCGGGAAGTTTTGCCGGCCTTCAGGTGATCCTCACCGCTATGGCCGGTGGCCATATCCTGATCGCACCGGGCCATGGTGCCAGCATAGCCGATCTGGCCGATCTGGCGGTGGCGGAACAGGCCACGCATATCTCCGGCACGCCGACCTTCTGGCGCGCCTTCCTCATGGCGCTCGGTGACCGATCGCTGCCCCTCAAAAGCGTGACCCTGGGCGGTGAGGCGGCCGATCAGACCCTGCTGGATGCTGTGAAAGCGCGCTTCCCGCAGGCACATCTGCGTCATATCTACGCCACGACCGAGGCCGGCACCGTCTTTTCGGTACAGGACGGTCTGGCCGGTTTTCCGCGCGACTGGCTGAACGATGATCTGTCCGTCACCGAACAGGAAACGCTCGAAGTGAAAGGGCTCGATACCGGCGATATTGTCGAACTGACGCCAAATCGTGTTCTCTTCAGGGGGCGCCGCGACGCCATGGTCAATGTGGGCGGTGTCAAGGTCTATCCGGAAGCGGTGGAATCATGCCTGTTAGAACTTTCGTTCATACAAGATGTGCGCGTTTCAGCGAGGCCTAATCCCATCACAGGTCATGTGCTGGTGGCGGATATCGTGCTCAAGCCAGATTCCGGTTTTGATGAAGCGCAAATCAAGGCACACTTGCAGGGGCTGCCGCGTGCGCAGCGTCCGGTCAGCCTGCGCTATGTCGACGCGCTCGATATCAGCGCCACCGGCAAGAAATCGAGGTCCGTATGA
- a CDS encoding bifunctional diguanylate cyclase/phosphodiesterase, giving the protein MACPIAGRCSNWCRNPEFGGSSVYKTVVYLDLDGFKEVNDIYGHAIGDKLIVMVAAMLKSKLPPGAMLARMGGDEFAMVLTGSEAMKPSLDFAQSVLDFFARPVHIDERSLQVGASIGVATADIKAVRSEELFRRADMAMYESKSAGKNRITLYDATLDAERLRKTEIEDGIRKGLENDEFDVVYQPIVEARSGVISSVEALVRWPRRPEGAMMPDQFIDVAECSGLIHPLGQFVLRKACLDLGAVPGLRLSVNLSPAQFRDPELEAKVAKTLEETGFPVERLELEVTEGYLIENPARAVAAIANLKALGVSMALDDFGTGYSSIGYLRRYAFDKIKIDKSLAGTVDRDPQAAALVAGTVAIAQALHISVTAEGVETEDHVRLLKLAGCQYLQGFYYSRPKPLAEVLEWCEKASADKLTA; this is encoded by the coding sequence GTGGCCTGCCCAATCGCCGGGCGCTGTTCGAACTGGTGCAGAAATCCAGAATTCGGCGGGTCTTCGGTCTATAAGACCGTCGTTTATCTCGATCTCGATGGCTTCAAGGAGGTCAATGATATTTACGGTCACGCCATCGGTGACAAGCTTATTGTGATGGTGGCGGCGATGCTGAAAAGCAAGCTGCCGCCCGGCGCCATGCTGGCGCGCATGGGCGGTGACGAATTCGCCATGGTGCTGACAGGGTCCGAGGCCATGAAGCCCTCCCTGGATTTTGCCCAGAGTGTCCTCGATTTTTTCGCGCGGCCCGTCCATATAGACGAACGCAGTCTGCAGGTTGGCGCCAGTATCGGCGTCGCCACGGCGGATATCAAGGCGGTGCGTAGCGAGGAACTGTTCCGCCGTGCCGATATGGCGATGTATGAGTCCAAGAGCGCCGGCAAGAACCGCATTACCCTCTACGACGCCACGCTCGATGCCGAGCGCCTGCGCAAGACCGAGATCGAGGATGGTATTCGTAAAGGTCTGGAAAATGACGAATTCGATGTTGTCTATCAGCCGATCGTCGAGGCCCGCAGCGGTGTGATCAGCAGCGTCGAGGCGCTGGTGCGCTGGCCGCGACGCCCCGAAGGGGCGATGATGCCGGACCAGTTTATCGATGTCGCCGAGTGCAGCGGCCTGATCCATCCGCTGGGCCAGTTCGTGCTGCGGAAGGCCTGTCTCGATCTCGGCGCCGTGCCGGGTTTGCGCCTGAGCGTCAACTTGTCGCCGGCGCAGTTCCGCGATCCGGAGCTTGAGGCCAAGGTGGCAAAAACGCTGGAAGAGACAGGTTTCCCGGTGGAACGGCTGGAGCTGGAAGTGACGGAAGGCTACCTGATCGAAAATCCTGCGCGGGCTGTCGCCGCCATCGCCAATCTCAAGGCGCTGGGGGTTTCGATGGCGCTGGATGATTTCGGCACCGGTTATTCGAGCATCGGCTATCTGCGCCGTTATGCCTTCGACAAGATCAAGATCGACAAGTCTCTGGCGGGAACGGTGGACCGCGATCCGCAGGCGGCCGCGCTTGTGGCCGGCACGGTGGCTATCGCCCAGGCCCTGCATATCTCGGTGACGGCCGAGGGCGTCGAGACGGAGGACCATGTGCGCCTGCTGAAACTGGCCGGCTGTCAGTACCTGCAGGGCTTTTACTACAGCCGCCCGAAACCGCTTGCGGAGGTGCTGGAGTGGTGCGAAAAAGCGAGCGCGGACAAGCTTACGGCCTGA
- a CDS encoding aromatic ring-hydroxylating dioxygenase subunit alpha — protein MTYQDRLGHIPADHYWREDVLAAEIEHVFKPSWLCVGFVRDLQNDKDFITAQIGPHSIVVQNFGGELKAFRNVCSHRFSKIQCGKGNRILQCPYHGWTYDDFGKPIGVPLNKQSFGLDETDKVALSLESYELETVGHFVFVRMKRGGPSVAEFLGSFYDDLKHVSEICPDHFEQESYDWAANWKLGMDNAAEGYHVPLVHAESFGLILSIDLKISTDAEHSRYVGHLKERSLKWWGQVAKSIRLEPSERYPQYGNFLIFPNIVVTFSAGAFLTFQTFEPTGPQTLRIHSTSWLARNNGRAARGMVIDSLKAFSAQVRNEDRDICAVAQFGTRDAPPERPPVLGELEGRIAHFQQAYAKRMESVI, from the coding sequence ATGACGTATCAGGACAGACTTGGACATATTCCGGCAGATCATTACTGGCGCGAGGACGTCCTGGCGGCCGAGATCGAGCATGTTTTCAAGCCGTCGTGGTTATGCGTCGGTTTTGTGCGCGATCTGCAAAACGACAAGGATTTTATCACGGCGCAGATCGGGCCGCATTCCATCGTGGTGCAGAATTTCGGCGGTGAGCTGAAGGCCTTCCGCAATGTCTGCTCGCATCGTTTCTCGAAGATTCAGTGCGGCAAGGGCAATCGCATCCTGCAATGCCCCTATCACGGCTGGACCTATGATGACTTCGGCAAGCCGATCGGCGTGCCGCTCAATAAGCAAAGCTTTGGGCTCGATGAGACCGATAAGGTGGCGCTGTCGCTGGAGAGCTATGAACTGGAAACGGTCGGTCATTTCGTCTTCGTGCGGATGAAGCGTGGCGGCCCTTCAGTGGCCGAATTCCTCGGCAGTTTTTATGACGATCTCAAACACGTCAGCGAGATTTGCCCGGACCATTTCGAACAGGAAAGCTATGACTGGGCGGCCAACTGGAAGCTTGGCATGGATAACGCCGCTGAAGGCTATCATGTGCCGCTGGTCCATGCTGAAAGCTTTGGCCTGATCCTCAGCATCGACCTGAAAATCTCGACCGACGCCGAGCACAGCCGCTATGTCGGCCATCTGAAAGAGCGCTCGCTGAAATGGTGGGGGCAGGTGGCGAAAAGCATCAGGCTCGAGCCCTCCGAACGCTATCCGCAATATGGCAACTTCCTGATCTTCCCCAATATCGTCGTCACCTTTTCCGCCGGCGCCTTCCTGACCTTCCAGACCTTCGAGCCGACGGGGCCGCAAACCCTGCGCATCCACTCGACCTCCTGGCTGGCCAGGAACAATGGGCGGGCCGCGCGCGGCATGGTGATCGACAGCCTGAAAGCTTTCTCCGCGCAGGTGCGTAACGAGGACCGCGACATCTGCGCCGTGGCGCAATTTGGCACACGCGATGCCCCCCCCGAGCGCCCGCCTGTTCTGGGCGAACTGGAAGGCCGCATCGCCCATTTTCAGCAGGCCTACGCGAAGCGCATGGAAAGTGTAATATGA
- a CDS encoding CHASE4 domain-containing protein yields the protein MLDEQYRILWGASRGKAYMRGGLERFGKDFKAQVEHNGALLRDGKGVVTGFSKTRSGPALVAITLIRRSDSGIANLGTVRRYLVMTRHLTPAKLSAMSETFGLAGLRLAPAAEQVAPAYALRGEAGKIGQLTWTERRPGKEAARAASGSIRQVAGVTALIILIFVLVSAFALYKMAKSEKLARTLALTDGLSGLPNRRALFELVQKSRIRRVFGL from the coding sequence ATCCTTGATGAACAATACCGCATCCTGTGGGGGGCATCGCGCGGCAAGGCCTATATGCGCGGCGGGCTGGAGCGTTTCGGCAAGGACTTCAAAGCGCAGGTAGAGCACAATGGCGCCCTGTTGCGCGACGGCAAGGGCGTGGTGACAGGCTTTTCCAAAACCCGTTCAGGCCCGGCTCTGGTCGCCATCACCCTGATCCGGCGTTCGGATTCCGGCATTGCCAATCTGGGCACCGTGCGGCGTTATCTGGTCATGACGCGCCACCTGACACCGGCCAAACTCAGCGCGATGAGCGAGACCTTTGGGCTGGCCGGTTTGCGTCTGGCCCCGGCGGCGGAACAGGTTGCGCCGGCTTATGCTTTGCGTGGCGAGGCCGGCAAGATTGGCCAACTGACCTGGACGGAGCGCCGGCCCGGCAAGGAGGCTGCGCGTGCGGCGTCCGGCAGTATTCGCCAAGTCGCGGGCGTTACGGCGCTGATTATCCTGATCTTTGTTTTGGTCAGCGCTTTTGCCCTCTATAAAATGGCCAAGAGCGAGAAACTGGCGCGGACCCTGGCCCTGACCGATGGCCTGAGTGGCCTGCCCAATCGCCGGGCGCTGTTCGAACTGGTGCAGAAATCCAGAATTCGGCGGGTCTTCGGTCTATAA
- a CDS encoding SDR family oxidoreductase encodes MTFNPMSLEGRTILVTGATSGIGKATAIYLSKLGARVVASGRNEARLDETLAALEGHGHIGRLFDLADLDAIVPWLKALCADIGPLNGIAHCAGVQATKPIQSINSAFVMDVLTQNLGAALMLAQAFRLKACHGSPASLVYCSSSAALRTAPGNVVYASSKGGIVSAVKGLGVELVRDGVRVNAVAPAMVDTPMSDQFRTILSEENFKRVVDMHPLGLGRPDDVAAAIAFLLADTSRWITGSILSVDGGFLA; translated from the coding sequence ATGACATTTAATCCCATGTCCCTCGAAGGCCGTACCATCCTCGTCACTGGCGCCACCAGCGGTATCGGCAAGGCGACGGCCATCTATCTGTCGAAGCTGGGCGCGCGCGTCGTGGCTTCGGGGCGCAATGAGGCGCGCCTGGACGAAACATTGGCAGCGTTAGAAGGTCATGGCCATATCGGCCGTCTGTTTGATCTTGCCGATCTAGACGCCATCGTGCCGTGGCTGAAAGCCCTGTGCGCCGACATCGGGCCGCTCAACGGCATCGCCCATTGCGCCGGCGTGCAGGCCACTAAGCCGATCCAGTCGATCAACTCGGCCTTCGTGATGGACGTCCTGACGCAGAATCTCGGCGCTGCCCTGATGCTGGCGCAGGCCTTCCGCCTCAAGGCCTGCCACGGTTCTCCGGCCTCTCTGGTCTATTGCTCGTCGTCGGCCGCGCTGCGCACAGCGCCCGGCAATGTGGTCTATGCCTCATCCAAGGGGGGCATCGTTTCGGCCGTGAAGGGACTGGGCGTCGAACTGGTGCGCGATGGCGTGCGGGTCAACGCGGTCGCGCCGGCCATGGTCGATACGCCGATGTCGGATCAGTTTCGCACTATCCTCTCGGAAGAGAATTTCAAACGCGTGGTCGATATGCACCCGCTTGGCCTCGGAAGGCCGGACGATGTCGCCGCCGCCATAGCTTTCCTCCTGGCCGACACCTCGCGCTGGATCACCGGTTCGATACTGTCCGTAGACGGAGGATTTCTGGCGTGA
- a CDS encoding ketoacyl-ACP synthase III, with protein MVSFTARAPKLCGIVTAMPEAVSENADLAASFGAETMAKIMAATGIERRPVADRHTVSQLGEAAAVVLLERLGWTPDSIDLLIVVTQTPDYPLPGTASLLQNRLGLAKSTAAFDISLGCSGYVYGLSVAHAMMQSGNIRRALLVTGDITSHMISELNRALAPLFGDAVAVTALELSEHGQIAFDLGSDGSGAPYLISKTGGLAEPGAPELFMDGTQVMAFSLKQVAPSIERALHEAGKTMGDMDYVVLHQANAIMLKTLGQKIKAREDQLVYAVRDFGNTTSTSIPLALCDHLSKVAAAPQLTLLLCGFGVGWSWSTAVWQTEAPLCHDIIRVA; from the coding sequence ATGGTCAGTTTCACAGCCAGAGCCCCGAAACTGTGCGGGATCGTTACCGCAATGCCGGAGGCTGTCAGCGAGAACGCCGACCTGGCGGCCAGTTTTGGCGCCGAAACCATGGCCAAGATCATGGCCGCCACGGGCATCGAGCGCCGTCCGGTCGCTGATCGTCATACGGTCAGCCAGTTGGGTGAGGCCGCGGCTGTGGTGCTGCTGGAAAGGCTGGGCTGGACGCCGGACAGCATCGATCTGCTGATCGTGGTGACTCAAACGCCCGATTATCCGCTGCCCGGCACCGCCAGCTTGCTGCAAAACAGGTTGGGATTGGCCAAATCGACCGCGGCTTTCGATATCAGCCTGGGCTGTTCCGGCTATGTCTACGGGCTTTCGGTCGCCCACGCGATGATGCAGTCCGGCAACATCCGGCGCGCGCTTCTGGTGACGGGCGATATTACCTCGCATATGATTTCGGAGTTGAATCGTGCGCTGGCGCCTTTGTTTGGTGACGCCGTGGCGGTGACGGCGCTCGAACTTTCCGAGCACGGACAGATCGCGTTTGACCTGGGTTCCGATGGCTCCGGTGCGCCCTATCTGATCTCAAAAACCGGCGGTCTGGCTGAGCCTGGCGCGCCGGAACTCTTCATGGACGGCACACAGGTCATGGCGTTCTCGCTCAAGCAGGTGGCGCCTTCGATTGAACGCGCGCTCCATGAGGCCGGCAAGACCATGGGCGATATGGACTACGTGGTGCTGCATCAGGCGAACGCCATAATGCTGAAAACGCTCGGCCAGAAGATTAAGGCGCGCGAGGACCAACTGGTTTATGCCGTGCGTGATTTCGGCAATACCACATCGACCTCGATCCCTTTGGCGCTGTGCGATCATCTGAGCAAGGTGGCCGCGGCCCCGCAGCTCACCTTGCTGTTGTGCGGTTTCGGCGTTGGCTGGTCCTGGTCGACGGCGGTGTGGCAAACCGAGGCGCCGCTCTGTCACGATATCATCCGGGTGGCCTGA
- a CDS encoding alpha/beta fold hydrolase produces the protein MNAHAPIKPSRKISLSLSEKHSHGPLSYLEMGNPAGETVVFVHGFGADLLTWQLCLVPLAATYRLIALDLPGHGRGASDVGDASLVFMTGWLKEAFDVLDIASAHIVGHSMGAKIALGFVLSHAERVKSLSLIAPAGLGGNFHLDALDAFLGGDDAEALARQLLGPRGQNLGASLTASLQNAAADPARREGLKALLGNAKAYGLALSPEGFDWNRVMCPVQIMWGDHDRLIPMPQAHRLPTSAPLHLIEGAGHLPHMEASATVVAHLKEFLP, from the coding sequence GTGAACGCACATGCGCCGATCAAGCCGTCGCGTAAAATCAGTCTGTCGCTGTCGGAAAAGCACAGCCACGGACCGCTCAGCTATCTCGAAATGGGCAATCCGGCGGGTGAAACCGTGGTCTTTGTCCATGGGTTCGGCGCCGACCTCCTGACCTGGCAACTGTGCCTTGTGCCGCTTGCCGCGACATACCGCCTGATCGCGCTCGATCTGCCGGGTCATGGCCGCGGCGCGTCCGATGTTGGCGATGCGTCGCTGGTCTTTATGACCGGCTGGCTGAAAGAAGCGTTTGATGTCCTCGATATTGCGTCCGCGCATATCGTTGGCCATTCCATGGGCGCCAAGATCGCGCTCGGTTTTGTTTTGAGTCATGCTGAGCGCGTCAAATCGCTGTCGCTGATCGCACCGGCGGGGCTTGGTGGCAATTTCCACCTTGACGCGCTGGATGCCTTTTTGGGCGGTGACGATGCTGAAGCCCTGGCACGTCAGTTACTTGGGCCGCGCGGGCAAAATCTCGGCGCGTCCCTGACCGCCTCATTGCAAAATGCGGCGGCCGATCCGGCGCGCCGTGAGGGGCTGAAAGCTTTGCTCGGCAACGCCAAGGCCTATGGTCTGGCGCTTTCGCCCGAAGGTTTTGACTGGAACCGCGTCATGTGTCCGGTTCAGATCATGTGGGGCGACCACGACCGTTTGATCCCCATGCCACAAGCGCATCGCCTGCCCACATCCGCGCCCTTGCACCTGATCGAAGGCGCCGGCCATCTGCCGCATATGGAGGCCTCTGCCACCGTTGTCGCTCACCTGAAGGAATTTTTGCCGTAA
- a CDS encoding SDR family oxidoreductase: MNELPHKWLIVSGVSRGLGLALARDLLAQGYGVAGCSTTFGEDLQALKDVHGGKFVWQAVDMADTTAIEAFVSSAVAAFDGQRLWGVVNNAGMSVEGILSTLPVSDIERVLQVNLTGAICLARSALRRMMKTRKPGRIINISSITGLRGYTGLSAYAASKAGLDGFSRALSREVGRIGITVNSVAPGYMKTALSEGLDDRQLDQIVRRTPLGRLCELADIVHLVRFLLSEEAGFITGQTLVVDGGLTS; this comes from the coding sequence ATGAATGAGCTTCCGCACAAATGGCTGATCGTCAGCGGCGTCAGCCGGGGCCTGGGTCTGGCGCTGGCTCGCGACCTGCTGGCGCAGGGCTATGGCGTGGCCGGTTGCAGCACCACCTTTGGCGAGGATTTGCAGGCGCTGAAGGATGTCCATGGTGGCAAGTTCGTCTGGCAGGCGGTCGATATGGCCGATACAACAGCCATCGAGGCCTTTGTCAGCAGCGCGGTCGCGGCCTTTGACGGTCAGCGCCTATGGGGCGTGGTCAATAATGCCGGCATGTCGGTCGAAGGCATCCTGTCCACCCTGCCGGTCAGCGACATAGAGCGCGTCCTGCAGGTCAATCTGACCGGCGCGATCTGTCTGGCGCGGTCAGCCCTGCGGCGCATGATGAAGACTCGCAAACCCGGTCGCATCATCAATATTTCCTCGATCACGGGCCTGCGCGGCTACACGGGCCTGAGCGCCTACGCGGCGTCCAAGGCTGGCCTGGATGGCTTTTCCCGCGCCTTGTCGCGTGAGGTCGGACGCATCGGCATCACGGTCAATTCGGTAGCGCCGGGCTATATGAAGACGGCGCTGTCCGAAGGTCTGGACGACCGGCAACTCGACCAGATTGTCCGCCGCACCCCCCTTGGCCGGTTGTGCGAGCTGGCCGATATCGTTCATCTGGTGCGCTTCCTGCTGTCCGAAGAGGCCGGCTTTATCACGGGGCAAACCCTGGTGGTTGACGGGGGACTCACGTCCTGA
- a CDS encoding acyl carrier protein, translated as MTALDMIREDLRTLLHDKGAQTGEINADTPLLNGPYDIDSLDLATLVVTLEEKTGLTPFANGFVLFHTAGELAALFGG; from the coding sequence ATGACTGCCCTCGACATGATCCGTGAAGACCTTCGCACGCTCCTGCATGATAAGGGCGCGCAGACCGGCGAGATCAACGCCGATACGCCGCTGCTCAATGGTCCCTATGATATCGACAGCCTCGATCTGGCGACGCTTGTGGTGACTTTGGAAGAAAAAACCGGCCTGACGCCCTTCGCCAACGGCTTTGTGCTGTTCCATACGGCAGGGGAACTTGCCGCACTGTTTGGCGGCTGA
- a CDS encoding GNAT family N-acetyltransferase, giving the protein MYSFLSYRRITPDDAQMLLDWRTAPHITQYMLTDVPYDIERQKAWIERCNARDDYQHCIIQIEGRDVGYASITVTDRASGIGEIGVYVGDAAAPKELTIYNFVGTLNHAFVTMGLHKIVNHVVAWNERTVRLQQFNGYRHVGVLKDHALKDGVRHDLHIFELSAAHWADFRKKFPHKDNWWGEETVYREQ; this is encoded by the coding sequence ATGTATAGTTTTCTCAGCTACCGCCGTATCACACCCGATGACGCCCAGATGCTGCTCGACTGGCGCACCGCGCCGCATATCACGCAATATATGCTGACCGATGTGCCCTACGATATCGAGCGCCAGAAAGCCTGGATCGAGCGCTGCAACGCGCGTGACGATTATCAGCACTGTATTATCCAGATCGAAGGCCGCGACGTCGGCTATGCGTCGATTACCGTCACCGACCGGGCTTCCGGCATTGGGGAAATCGGGGTCTATGTCGGTGATGCGGCCGCGCCCAAAGAACTGACCATCTATAACTTCGTTGGCACGCTCAACCATGCCTTCGTCACGATGGGGCTGCACAAGATCGTCAACCATGTCGTGGCCTGGAACGAGCGCACCGTGCGCCTTCAGCAGTTTAACGGCTATCGCCATGTCGGTGTGTTGAAGGATCACGCCCTGAAGGACGGCGTGCGCCACGACCTGCATATTTTCGAGCTGTCGGCGGCGCACTGGGCGGATTTTCGCAAAAAATTTCCGCACAAGGATAACTGGTGGGGCGAGGAGACCGTATATAGGGAGCAGTAA
- the pseG gene encoding UDP-2,4-diacetamido-2,4,6-trideoxy-beta-L-altropyranose hydrolase, translating into MRLFIRTEASTQIGLGHFMRCFAIAEEARAQGIEVTFLLNELGEAVMARLEEIGAKGVRIDGSLGSAADFMGMAALDLTRKDWLLIDGYAATEDYIALQSQAVRVAVVDDLNVLERFDCDLLINPAQAAKPADYKRKTRARLRLGPDYALIRKEFTQACPVSAEAPFVTIMFGGSDPSQLTSLCIEGIYRNIESVHVRTIAGPANVHTNDLTKLEQKLERYRLYASPPSVARVLAGSALVITAAGGSVGEVAAMGLPALVLVVYDNQAAALKACPYPVIDARAGLPDDLGAQVKALLDDPARLAEIARNAHAVVDGEGPRRIVEALRHV; encoded by the coding sequence ATGCGGCTGTTTATTCGCACCGAAGCCTCGACCCAGATCGGCCTTGGCCATTTCATGCGCTGTTTCGCCATTGCCGAAGAAGCACGAGCCCAAGGCATCGAGGTCACCTTCCTGCTCAATGAACTGGGTGAGGCGGTCATGGCGCGGCTGGAAGAGATCGGCGCCAAAGGTGTGCGCATCGATGGTTCTTTGGGCAGCGCCGCCGATTTCATGGGTATGGCGGCACTGGATTTGACGCGCAAGGATTGGCTGCTGATCGATGGCTATGCCGCTACTGAGGACTATATCGCCCTGCAAAGCCAGGCCGTGCGTGTAGCCGTCGTGGATGATCTCAATGTGCTCGAACGCTTCGATTGCGACCTGCTGATCAATCCGGCGCAGGCGGCGAAACCGGCGGATTACAAGCGAAAAACACGCGCAAGGCTAAGGCTCGGTCCTGACTATGCCCTGATCCGCAAAGAGTTCACCCAAGCCTGTCCGGTTAGCGCGGAGGCACCGTTTGTCACCATCATGTTTGGCGGCAGCGACCCTTCACAGCTCACAAGCCTTTGTATAGAAGGGATCTATCGAAACATAGAAAGTGTCCACGTGAGGACAATCGCGGGTCCCGCCAATGTTCATACAAACGATCTAACAAAATTAGAACAAAAGTTAGAACGATATCGCCTCTACGCGTCTCCCCCAAGTGTAGCAAGGGTTTTGGCTGGCAGCGCCCTGGTGATCACGGCGGCGGGCGGGAGTGTCGGCGAGGTGGCGGCCATGGGCCTGCCGGCGCTGGTTCTGGTGGTCTATGACAATCAGGCCGCGGCGCTGAAGGCCTGCCCCTATCCGGTAATCGATGCGCGCGCCGGACTACCCGATGATCTCGGTGCGCAGGTCAAGGCGCTGCTGGATGACCCGGCGCGTCTGGCCGAGATCGCCCGTAACGCTCATGCCGTGGTCGATGGTGAAGGGCCGCGCCGAATTGTGGAGGCCTTGCGCCATGTATAG
- the msrB gene encoding peptide-methionine (R)-S-oxide reductase MsrB, with product MTKSSLGFDLTPPTAEQKQQLAARLDPEARRILLNAGTEPAFCGKFDEYEDEGAYVCNLCDLPLFDSHAKFHSGSGWPSFYQGIDKDHIRNIVDRSHGMTRIEIRCARCDSHLGHVFEDGPRPTGLRYCLNSVAMEFIPEGQPLPDRLGRGAPEGDVLKL from the coding sequence ATGACCAAATCTTCGCTCGGTTTCGACCTCACCCCGCCCACGGCAGAGCAAAAGCAGCAACTGGCCGCGCGGCTTGATCCGGAAGCCCGCCGGATCCTGCTCAATGCCGGCACCGAACCGGCCTTCTGCGGCAAGTTCGATGAATACGAAGACGAGGGCGCCTATGTCTGCAATCTCTGCGACCTGCCGCTCTTCGACAGCCACGCCAAGTTCCATTCGGGCTCCGGCTGGCCAAGCTTTTATCAAGGCATCGACAAGGATCACATCCGCAACATTGTCGACCGCTCTCATGGCATGACGCGGATCGAAATCCGCTGCGCCCGCTGCGATTCACACCTTGGCCATGTCTTTGAAGACGGCCCAAGGCCCACCGGCCTGCGTTACTGTTTGAATTCTGTGGCGATGGAGTTCATTCCTGAAGGCCAGCCCCTGCCGGACCGCCTGGGCCGTGGGGCACCCGAGGGCGACGTGCTCAAGCTCTGA